In the genome of Pseudomonas protegens, one region contains:
- a CDS encoding DUF1652 domain-containing protein translates to MNRVWASKVTFPNACQLMRWHFHPLGFEASMDAPGSMIARLFDRASGETMIAIAGIPCATVMSAADVERIIEAVEDELEAFAPSLALKA, encoded by the coding sequence ATGAACAGAGTCTGGGCCAGTAAAGTCACCTTTCCCAACGCCTGCCAGCTGATGCGCTGGCATTTCCATCCCCTGGGCTTCGAAGCCAGCATGGATGCGCCCGGCAGCATGATCGCCAGGCTCTTCGACCGTGCCAGCGGCGAAACCATGATTGCCATCGCCGGCATTCCCTGTGCCACGGTGATGAGCGCGGCGGATGTCGAACGAATAATCGAAGCCGTGGAGGACGAACTGGAAGCCTTTGCTCCCTCTCTGGCGCTCAAGGCCTGA
- a CDS encoding aspartate aminotransferase family protein — protein sequence MSEASRFWHPMLHPNEMKQREPIRIVRGDGCYVYDDKGHQLVDGVAGLWNVNVGHNRQEVKAAITAQLDELEYFQLFDGVSHPRAEELSRVVMNLLEPEDMTRVSFSSGGSDAIESALKLARQYWKLEGQADRTKFISLRQGYHGTHFGGASVNGNTVFRRNYEPLLPGCYHIDTPWLYRNPYSQDPEELGKICADLLEREIQFQSPDTVAAFIAEPIQGAGGVIVPPANYWPLIREVCDKYGVLLIADEVVTGFGRSGSMFGSRLWGVKPDIMCLAKGITSGYIPLGATVVNRRVEAAFEKNANFTGAIMHGYTYSGHPVACAAALACLDIVVKEDLPANAAKMGDYMLGKLRPFVDRFESVGEVRGQGLMLALDLVADKTTREPIDPMSGYANQVAQIARDNGVMVRPVGTKIILSPPLVIQQAQVDAIVDALAEGLSRARR from the coding sequence GTGAGCGAAGCAAGCCGTTTCTGGCACCCCATGCTGCACCCCAACGAAATGAAGCAACGCGAGCCGATCCGCATCGTTCGCGGCGATGGCTGCTATGTCTATGACGACAAGGGCCACCAGCTGGTGGATGGCGTTGCCGGGCTGTGGAACGTCAACGTCGGCCACAACCGCCAGGAAGTGAAGGCCGCCATCACCGCGCAGCTCGATGAGCTGGAGTACTTCCAGCTGTTCGACGGGGTCAGCCACCCACGGGCCGAGGAACTGTCCCGGGTAGTGATGAACCTGCTGGAGCCCGAGGACATGACCCGGGTGTCCTTCAGTTCCGGTGGCTCGGATGCCATCGAGAGCGCACTGAAACTGGCCCGCCAGTACTGGAAGCTCGAAGGCCAGGCCGATCGCACCAAGTTCATCTCCCTGCGCCAGGGCTATCACGGCACCCATTTCGGGGGCGCCTCGGTCAACGGCAACACCGTGTTCCGACGCAACTACGAGCCTTTGCTGCCCGGCTGCTACCACATCGACACGCCCTGGCTGTACCGCAACCCCTACAGCCAGGACCCGGAGGAGCTGGGCAAGATCTGCGCCGACCTGCTGGAGCGGGAAATCCAGTTCCAGAGCCCGGACACCGTGGCGGCGTTCATTGCCGAGCCGATCCAGGGCGCGGGCGGCGTGATAGTGCCACCGGCCAACTACTGGCCGTTGATCCGCGAAGTCTGCGACAAGTACGGGGTCCTGCTGATCGCCGATGAAGTGGTCACCGGCTTCGGGCGCAGCGGCTCGATGTTCGGCAGCCGCCTGTGGGGCGTCAAACCCGACATCATGTGCCTGGCCAAAGGCATCACCTCGGGCTACATCCCGCTGGGTGCCACCGTGGTCAACCGCCGGGTCGAGGCGGCCTTCGAAAAGAACGCCAACTTCACCGGCGCCATCATGCACGGCTACACCTACTCCGGGCACCCAGTGGCCTGCGCTGCCGCCCTCGCCTGCCTGGACATCGTGGTCAAGGAAGACTTGCCGGCCAACGCCGCCAAAATGGGCGACTACATGCTCGGCAAGCTGCGGCCTTTCGTGGATCGTTTCGAAAGCGTCGGCGAAGTGCGCGGCCAGGGCCTGATGCTGGCCCTGGACCTGGTGGCGGACAAGACCACCCGCGAGCCCATCGACCCCATGAGCGGCTACGCCAATCAGGTGGCGCAGATCGCCCGGGACAACGGCGTCATGGTGCGTCCGGTGGGCACCAAGATCATTCTCTCGCCGCCGCTGGTGATCCAGCAGGCCCAGGTGGACGCCATCGTCGATGCGCTGGCCGAGGGGCTGAGCCGGGCTCGCCGCTAA
- a CDS encoding aspartate aminotransferase family protein: protein MTLGLDLQRVANRYQDELQRFAEQHPRSGAFYQENLQHWLYGAPLHWMQQWPGVYPIMVADARGATLTDCDGHEYADFALGDTGAMFGHAQPAVAAAIADQALHGSTLMLPTADSLWVGKELSRRFGLPYWQVTTSATDANRFVLRLCRMITGRQKVLVFNCNYHGSVDESQVELDAQGRMIPRDGVHANGLQHQATTRLVEFNDLPALEAALAHGDVAAVLTEPFMTNVGMVPPAAGFHEGLRELTRRFDVPLIIDETHTLSCGPGGYCGEQGLEPDFFVLGKSIAGGIPTAVWGCSRAMAERIWQVLPHFQPGQAINHFGFGGTLAGNALQMAAMRATFSEVMTPENYARMFRLAERLRAGVEAIISKHRLPWHVTRIGARVEYLFMQQAPRNGGEAHQARHGLIEAYLHLYLLNRGVLLTPFHNMALLCPDASEEQVDLHNRLLDQCLSQVLQGALS from the coding sequence ATGACTCTGGGTCTGGATCTGCAACGCGTCGCCAACCGTTACCAGGACGAACTGCAACGGTTCGCCGAGCAGCACCCGCGCTCCGGCGCCTTCTACCAGGAAAACCTCCAGCATTGGCTGTACGGCGCGCCATTGCACTGGATGCAGCAATGGCCCGGTGTCTACCCGATCATGGTCGCCGATGCCCGGGGCGCCACCCTGACCGACTGCGACGGCCACGAATACGCGGACTTTGCCCTGGGCGACACCGGCGCGATGTTCGGTCATGCCCAGCCGGCCGTGGCAGCGGCCATCGCCGATCAGGCGCTGCATGGCTCGACCCTGATGCTGCCCACTGCCGACAGTCTGTGGGTCGGCAAGGAACTGAGCCGGCGCTTTGGCCTGCCTTACTGGCAGGTCACCACCTCGGCCACCGACGCCAACCGCTTTGTCCTGCGCCTGTGCCGGATGATCACCGGGCGGCAGAAGGTCCTGGTGTTCAACTGCAACTACCACGGCAGCGTCGACGAATCCCAGGTGGAACTCGACGCCCAGGGCCGGATGATTCCCCGCGACGGCGTGCACGCCAACGGCCTGCAGCACCAGGCCACCACCCGACTGGTGGAGTTCAACGACCTGCCGGCCCTGGAAGCGGCCCTGGCCCATGGCGACGTGGCCGCGGTCCTCACCGAACCCTTCATGACCAACGTCGGCATGGTGCCGCCGGCCGCGGGCTTTCATGAAGGCCTGCGGGAACTGACCCGGCGCTTCGACGTGCCACTGATCATCGACGAAACCCATACCCTGTCCTGCGGGCCGGGTGGCTATTGCGGCGAACAGGGGCTGGAGCCGGATTTCTTCGTCCTCGGCAAGTCCATCGCCGGAGGCATTCCCACGGCCGTGTGGGGCTGCAGCCGGGCCATGGCCGAGCGGATCTGGCAGGTGCTGCCGCATTTTCAGCCGGGTCAGGCCATCAATCACTTCGGCTTCGGCGGCACCCTGGCCGGCAACGCCCTGCAGATGGCCGCCATGCGCGCCACCTTCAGCGAAGTAATGACCCCGGAAAACTACGCGCGCATGTTCCGGTTGGCCGAACGCCTGCGGGCCGGGGTCGAGGCCATCATCAGCAAGCATCGCCTGCCCTGGCACGTGACCCGCATCGGCGCCCGGGTCGAGTACCTGTTCATGCAGCAGGCCCCGCGCAACGGCGGCGAAGCCCACCAGGCCCGCCACGGGCTGATCGAGGCCTATCTGCACCTGTACCTGCTCAATCGCGGGGTATTGCTGACGCCATTCCACAACATGGCCCTGCTCTGCCCGGACGCCAGCGAGGAGCAGGTCGACCTGCACAACCGGCTGCTGGATCAGTGCCTGAGCCAGGTCCTGCAAGGAGCTCTGTCATGA
- a CDS encoding SDR family oxidoreductase, protein MSLEQRGRIALVTGSGQGIGRAIAQLFAAQGAKVMLATRSAENGNETLRLIRQAGGTAELLTLDLASRAAAEQAVAATLETFGGLDLLLHNAGVFPMQKLAELEEQTLEHTLAVNLKSCFWLTQAALPALRRAQQARIVVTSSVTGPRTAIPGLAHYAASKAGVNGFIRAAALELAEYGITVNGVEPGLIATQATNNLGHGSTLSRGIPLQRLGTPQDIAWATLFLASRHAGYITGQTLVVDGGALLPENSQL, encoded by the coding sequence ATGAGCCTGGAGCAACGCGGACGCATCGCCCTGGTCACCGGCTCCGGCCAGGGCATTGGCCGGGCCATCGCCCAGCTATTCGCCGCCCAGGGCGCCAAGGTCATGCTGGCGACCCGCAGCGCTGAAAACGGCAACGAAACCCTGCGCCTGATCCGCCAGGCCGGAGGAACCGCCGAGTTGCTGACCCTGGACCTGGCCAGCCGCGCAGCGGCCGAACAGGCCGTGGCGGCCACCCTGGAAACCTTTGGCGGGCTGGACCTGCTGCTGCACAACGCCGGGGTCTTCCCGATGCAGAAACTGGCCGAGCTTGAGGAACAGACCCTGGAGCACACCCTGGCGGTGAATCTGAAAAGCTGCTTCTGGCTGACCCAAGCCGCCCTGCCGGCATTGCGCCGGGCCCAACAGGCGCGGATTGTCGTGACCTCCTCGGTGACCGGTCCCCGCACGGCGATTCCCGGGCTGGCCCATTACGCCGCCTCCAAGGCTGGGGTCAATGGCTTCATTCGCGCCGCGGCACTGGAACTGGCGGAGTATGGAATCACCGTCAACGGCGTAGAGCCGGGGCTGATCGCCACCCAGGCCACGAACAACCTGGGGCATGGCTCGACGCTGTCCCGGGGCATTCCCCTGCAACGCCTGGGTACACCGCAGGACATCGCCTGGGCCACGCTGTTCCTGGCGTCCCGGCACGCGGGCTACATCACCGGCCAGACCCTGGTGGTGGACGGCGGTGCCCTGCTGCCGGAAAACAGCCAGTTGTAG
- a CDS encoding helix-turn-helix transcriptional regulator, whose amino-acid sequence MTASTSLPGVHELGQRCIAAFTRVVPATLCAFYRIDRQLQARDFSLYRMPEPMHQAYLQRYRHYDPLQPRHCAAAGRPVLSLHMGMAHQGRHATEVYQGFLQRHGVLDVVEVLACDGERPIAGLSLLRDNVLGHFSVDELETLHALQGLLEIAALAPYSQVDQRLANLTPREREIAWLLRDGADNKTIARRLDLGLSTVKTHLINLFRKVGVGNRTELVSSLFL is encoded by the coding sequence ATGACCGCGTCCACCTCGCTGCCCGGGGTCCATGAGCTGGGACAACGCTGCATTGCCGCCTTCACCCGGGTGGTGCCCGCCACCCTCTGCGCCTTCTACCGCATCGACCGGCAATTGCAGGCCCGGGACTTTTCGCTGTACCGCATGCCCGAACCGATGCACCAGGCCTACCTGCAACGCTACCGCCACTATGACCCGCTGCAACCGCGCCACTGCGCCGCCGCGGGACGTCCGGTGCTGTCGCTGCACATGGGCATGGCCCACCAGGGCCGCCACGCCACCGAGGTCTACCAGGGTTTTCTGCAACGCCACGGCGTGCTCGACGTGGTGGAAGTCCTCGCCTGCGACGGCGAGCGCCCCATCGCCGGCTTGTCACTGCTGCGGGACAACGTCCTGGGGCATTTCAGCGTCGACGAACTGGAGACTCTGCACGCCTTGCAGGGGCTGCTGGAAATCGCCGCCCTGGCGCCCTACTCCCAGGTCGACCAGCGCCTGGCGAACCTCACGCCCCGGGAGCGGGAAATCGCCTGGCTGCTGCGGGACGGCGCCGACAACAAGACCATCGCCAGACGCCTGGACCTGGGCCTGTCCACGGTCAAGACCCACCTGATCAACCTGTTCCGCAAGGTCGGCGTCGGTAATCGCACCGAACTGGTGAGCTCGCTGTTCCTTTGA
- a CDS encoding polyamine ABC transporter substrate-binding protein, which translates to MIRKNRALLLFNALLFGASLAQAADTVKIYNWSDYIAPDTTKAFQKETGIGFTYDVYDSNETLDGKLMTGKSGYDVVFPSNHFMARQIQGGALKKLDKSQLPNWKNLNPVLLKALEVNDPGNQHGFPYLWGSTGIGYNVAKIKEVLGDDAPLDSWDLIFKPEYMQKLQKCGVAILDNGPELIPTALNYLGLAHHSKNPADYKQAEALLMKVRPYVSYFHSSKYTSDLANGNICVAVGFSGDILQAESRAREAKNGVEIGYSIPKEGSPIWFDMVAMPVDAPNEQAGYAFMNYLLRPDVMAAVSNYVHYANGNQQADSLIDPSIKNDTKVYPSPAMMDKLFALEAMPLNIDRIRTRLWNKIRSGS; encoded by the coding sequence ATGATTCGCAAAAACCGCGCTTTGCTGTTATTCAATGCACTGTTGTTCGGCGCTTCCCTGGCCCAGGCCGCCGACACGGTGAAGATCTACAACTGGTCGGACTACATCGCCCCGGACACCACCAAGGCGTTCCAGAAGGAAACCGGGATCGGCTTCACTTACGACGTCTACGACAGCAACGAAACCCTGGATGGCAAGTTGATGACCGGCAAATCCGGTTACGACGTGGTGTTTCCCTCCAACCACTTCATGGCCCGGCAGATCCAGGGCGGCGCCCTGAAGAAGCTCGACAAGAGCCAGTTGCCCAACTGGAAGAACCTCAACCCGGTGCTGCTCAAGGCACTGGAGGTCAACGACCCGGGCAACCAGCACGGCTTCCCTTACCTGTGGGGCAGTACCGGGATCGGCTACAACGTAGCCAAGATCAAGGAAGTGCTGGGCGATGATGCCCCGCTGGACTCCTGGGACCTGATTTTCAAGCCCGAGTACATGCAGAAGCTGCAGAAGTGCGGGGTGGCGATCCTCGACAATGGCCCGGAACTGATTCCCACGGCCCTGAACTACCTGGGGTTGGCGCACCACAGCAAGAATCCCGCTGACTACAAACAGGCCGAAGCCCTGCTGATGAAGGTCCGGCCTTATGTCAGCTACTTCCATTCGTCGAAGTACACCAGTGATCTGGCCAACGGCAACATCTGCGTGGCGGTGGGTTTTTCCGGGGACATTCTGCAAGCGGAAAGTCGCGCGCGGGAGGCGAAGAACGGCGTGGAGATCGGCTACTCGATTCCCAAGGAAGGCTCGCCGATCTGGTTCGACATGGTGGCCATGCCGGTGGACGCGCCGAACGAACAGGCCGGTTACGCCTTCATGAACTACCTGCTGCGTCCCGACGTGATGGCTGCCGTCAGCAACTACGTGCACTACGCCAACGGCAACCAGCAAGCCGACAGCCTGATCGACCCCTCGATCAAGAATGACACCAAGGTCTACCCGAGCCCGGCGATGATGGACAAGCTGTTTGCCCTGGAGGCCATGCCCCTGAACATCGACCGCATCCGCACCCGGCTGTGGAACAAGATCCGCAGCGGCAGTTGA
- a CDS encoding FAD-binding oxidoreductase: MPAWRSISLWMDQLDEPLLPRPALEQDLDLDVAIIGAGYTGLWTAYYLKRQAPQLKVAVIEAQTAGFGASGRNGGWLMGNLLGEDRLLAGLSPQERRASYDLLHGIPDEVANVLEREGIDCDYRKGGVLYCAARYPEQETSLRQYLDKLYAQGLGPDDYHWLNPQQLAQQIRVAKPYGGIYAKHCATIQPARLVRGLARAVERLGVSIYENSPVSHWQSGSLKTARAAVRSHWIVPAVEGYSVTLPPLGRYQLPVQSLLVATEPLAESIWDEIGLSQGQAFSESSRQVTYGQRSRDNRLVFGARGGYQFAGKLRHDFDLTRDEVELRRYLFGELFPQLKNVRITHSWGGNLGMSRHFKPHMLCDRHKGIALSGGYGGEGVGASNLGGRTLADLILERDTALVRQPWVLPQSRLEALRAWEPEPCRWLGYNAIIRSFVHEDQTLANPASAPWRRRMASRVAGFMEGFMH; encoded by the coding sequence ATGCCAGCGTGGCGCAGTATCAGTTTGTGGATGGACCAGCTCGACGAGCCGCTGCTGCCGCGGCCGGCGCTGGAGCAGGACCTGGACCTGGACGTGGCGATCATCGGCGCCGGTTACACCGGCCTGTGGACCGCCTATTACCTCAAGCGCCAGGCACCGCAGCTCAAGGTGGCGGTGATCGAGGCCCAGACCGCCGGTTTTGGCGCCTCGGGCCGCAATGGCGGCTGGTTGATGGGCAATCTGCTGGGGGAGGACCGGCTGCTGGCCGGGCTGTCGCCGCAGGAGCGCCGGGCTTCCTACGATCTGCTGCACGGCATTCCCGATGAAGTAGCCAATGTCCTCGAACGTGAAGGCATCGACTGCGATTACCGCAAAGGCGGGGTGCTGTACTGCGCGGCGCGCTATCCCGAGCAGGAAACCAGCCTGCGCCAGTACCTGGACAAGCTTTACGCCCAGGGTCTGGGCCCGGACGACTACCACTGGCTGAACCCGCAACAACTGGCCCAGCAGATCCGCGTGGCCAAGCCCTATGGCGGCATCTATGCCAAGCACTGCGCGACCATTCAGCCGGCCCGGCTGGTGCGTGGCCTGGCCCGGGCGGTGGAACGCCTGGGGGTGAGCATCTACGAGAACAGTCCGGTGAGTCATTGGCAGTCCGGCAGCCTCAAGACCGCCAGGGCCGCCGTGCGCAGTCACTGGATAGTGCCGGCGGTGGAGGGCTATTCGGTGACCCTGCCGCCCCTGGGCCGTTATCAACTGCCGGTGCAAAGCCTGCTGGTGGCCACCGAGCCGCTGGCGGAGTCGATCTGGGACGAGATCGGCTTGAGCCAGGGCCAGGCCTTCAGCGAGAGCAGCCGCCAGGTCACCTACGGCCAGCGCTCCCGGGACAACCGCCTGGTGTTCGGCGCCCGCGGCGGCTATCAGTTCGCCGGCAAGCTGCGCCATGACTTCGACCTGACCCGGGACGAAGTGGAACTGCGCCGCTACCTGTTCGGTGAACTGTTCCCGCAACTCAAGAACGTGCGCATCACCCATTCCTGGGGCGGCAACCTGGGCATGTCCCGGCACTTCAAGCCGCACATGCTGTGCGACCGGCACAAGGGCATCGCCCTGTCCGGCGGCTACGGCGGAGAGGGCGTCGGTGCCAGCAACCTGGGGGGCCGGACCTTGGCCGACCTGATCCTCGAGCGCGACACGGCGCTGGTGCGCCAACCCTGGGTGCTGCCGCAAAGCCGCCTGGAGGCCCTGCGGGCCTGGGAGCCGGAACCGTGCCGCTGGCTGGGTTACAACGCAATCATTCGCAGTTTCGTCCATGAAGACCAGACCCTGGCCAACCCGGCGTCGGCCCCATGGCGGCGGCGCATGGCCAGTCGGGTCGCCGGATTCATGGAAGGCTTCATGCACTGA
- a CDS encoding cupin domain-containing protein, which produces MSITQFKNTASVTLDPSTPVAVPLGTPVAVTSVTAVERNDGVETGIWECTPGRWRRQIVAQEFCHFIQGRCTFTPDDGEPLHIEAGDALMLPANSTGIWDIQETVRKTYVLIF; this is translated from the coding sequence ATGAGCATCACGCAATTCAAGAACACCGCCAGTGTCACCCTGGACCCATCGACGCCGGTCGCCGTGCCCCTGGGCACCCCGGTGGCGGTGACGTCGGTGACTGCCGTCGAGCGCAACGACGGGGTCGAAACCGGGATCTGGGAATGCACTCCGGGGCGCTGGCGGCGCCAGATCGTCGCCCAGGAGTTCTGTCACTTCATCCAGGGGCGTTGCACCTTCACCCCCGACGATGGCGAACCCCTGCACATAGAAGCCGGCGATGCACTGATGTTGCCGGCCAACAGCACCGGGATCTGGGATATCCAGGAAACGGTGCGCAAGACCTACGTCTTGATTTTCTGA
- a CDS encoding helix-turn-helix domain-containing protein, whose amino-acid sequence MSAPDDGPLQTQATGETVMRYHLCWKHRDLDGVMALYHPEIQYNDFFQNRTLGLDELREYVQASMPRAPDEALEHCDRIRLDGDTAFIQYQVTLRGGQGLVSFRASEAITVRDGLIWRVNEYASLVRAPGAGKASGSQRPAASRLGLSPRQLGFMAEDLQQYFQRQQPYLDPELDLQRVARECGYSRNQISYLLNQVLGQSFYRYVNQARLQHVLSALDQAVPPLRVDELAFAAGFNSLSAFYSCFRQHTGQSPKAYAKQISLRARAQDNP is encoded by the coding sequence ATGTCTGCCCCTGATGACGGGCCGCTGCAAACCCAGGCCACCGGTGAAACCGTGATGCGTTATCACCTGTGCTGGAAGCACCGCGACCTTGATGGCGTGATGGCGCTGTATCACCCCGAGATTCAGTACAACGATTTTTTCCAGAATCGCACCTTGGGCCTCGACGAGCTGCGCGAGTATGTGCAGGCCAGCATGCCCCGGGCCCCCGACGAGGCCCTGGAGCATTGCGATCGGATTCGCCTGGATGGCGACACCGCCTTTATCCAGTACCAGGTGACCTTGCGCGGCGGCCAGGGGCTGGTGTCGTTCCGCGCCAGCGAGGCCATCACCGTGCGCGATGGGCTGATCTGGCGAGTCAATGAGTACGCGTCCCTGGTGCGAGCACCCGGGGCGGGCAAGGCTTCCGGCAGCCAGCGCCCGGCCGCCAGCCGCCTGGGCCTGTCGCCGCGCCAGCTGGGGTTCATGGCCGAGGACCTGCAGCAGTATTTCCAGCGTCAGCAACCGTACCTCGACCCGGAACTGGACCTGCAGCGGGTGGCCCGCGAATGCGGCTACAGCCGCAATCAGATTTCCTATCTGCTCAATCAGGTGCTGGGGCAGAGCTTCTACCGCTATGTCAATCAGGCACGCCTGCAGCATGTGCTAAGCGCCCTCGACCAGGCCGTGCCGCCACTGCGGGTCGATGAACTGGCCTTTGCCGCCGGGTTCAATTCACTGTCGGCGTTCTACAGCTGTTTCCGCCAGCACACCGGGCAGTCGCCCAAGGCCTACGCCAAGCAAATTTCTTTGCGTGCCCGCGCGCAAGACAACCCCTGA
- a CDS encoding molybdenum cofactor biosynthesis F family protein: MNQQPEWITVGALADGFASDNHILPAIDDLAGRTLTLYFDNGWQIEHRFDTQSLSWNAPGEPASAACPYRATSVRPGFYLVDFLKQEQGRTHSVSLVLDLQQQCFTAVIGQMPTQAECSVDLFSRALAGGELTSVKAQFLHGSIDAPVRAETPRHSPSDELIGLRNHYLYSSSEAYEHVYLNANFYSWQCLKGVEQGLADTDRCHYYKIAEQLYLFVWREKIVPTLGLVLIDLQAGRSDGKIFGYQGTDFSNAANFPVGALARMLNRTHHD; this comes from the coding sequence ATGAATCAGCAACCTGAATGGATCACCGTCGGCGCCCTGGCGGACGGTTTTGCCAGCGACAACCACATCCTTCCCGCGATCGATGATCTGGCCGGTCGCACCCTGACCCTGTACTTCGATAACGGCTGGCAGATCGAGCATCGGTTCGATACCCAGAGCCTCAGCTGGAATGCTCCCGGCGAACCGGCGAGCGCCGCATGCCCCTATCGGGCCACCTCAGTGCGCCCCGGCTTCTACCTGGTGGACTTTCTCAAGCAGGAGCAAGGCCGGACTCATTCGGTGAGCCTGGTCCTGGACCTGCAACAACAGTGCTTCACCGCCGTCATCGGCCAGATGCCGACCCAGGCCGAGTGCAGCGTCGACCTGTTCAGCCGCGCCCTGGCCGGTGGCGAGCTGACCTCGGTCAAAGCCCAATTCCTGCATGGCAGCATCGATGCGCCCGTCCGGGCCGAGACGCCGCGACACTCGCCCAGCGACGAACTGATCGGTCTGCGCAACCACTACCTGTACAGCAGCAGCGAGGCCTATGAGCACGTCTACCTCAACGCCAACTTCTACAGCTGGCAATGCCTCAAGGGCGTGGAACAAGGTCTGGCGGACACCGATCGCTGTCATTACTACAAGATCGCCGAGCAGCTGTACCTGTTCGTCTGGCGCGAGAAGATCGTCCCGACCCTGGGCCTGGTACTGATCGACCTGCAGGCCGGACGCAGCGACGGCAAGATCTTCGGCTATCAGGGCACGGACTTCAGCAATGCCGCCAACTTCCCGGTGGGGGCTCTGGCTCGGATGCTCAATCGCACCCATCACGACTGA